The proteins below are encoded in one region of Silene latifolia isolate original U9 population chromosome 2, ASM4854445v1, whole genome shotgun sequence:
- the LOC141628545 gene encoding zinc transporter 1-like has product MSQQTLKSLILVSLVLLPTLVAGDCTCEQSGESSSRNNKVVLRYKVAALVIILVSSAIGVCLPILGKRIPALSPESNLFFLVKFFAAGVILSTGFIHVLPDAFESLTSPCLKENPWGKFPFTGLAAMVGSLGTLMIDAFATGHYRKIHSGENAATVDEENQGDRDGHVHLHTHATHGHAHGAIPVSVFPDEGLSELDRIRYKVTSQVLEMGIVVHSVIIGISLGTSQSIDTIKPLMAALCFHQFFEGMGLGGCIAQASFKSASTLCMAIFFSVTTPVGIAIGIGITNVYNENSPTALIVQGLLDAIAAGILIYMALVDLLAQDFMNPKVQSNKRLFLGANIALLLGAGFMALLAIWA; this is encoded by the exons ATGTCACAACAAACACTAAAAAGTCTAATTCTCGTCTCTCTAGTGCTTCTCCCTACGTTGGTCGCGGGAGATTGCACATGCGAGCAATCAGGTGAATCTAGCAGCAGGAACAATAAAGTCGTTCTAAGGTACAAAGTTGCGGCACTTGTTATCATATTAGTGTCCAGTGCTATAGGGGTGTGTTTACCTATACTAGGCAAGCGCATTCCCGCCTTAAGCCCGGAGAGTAACCTGTTTTTCCTAGTAAAGTTCTTCGCGGCAGGGGTTATATTGTCGACGGGGTTCATACACGTGTTACCCGATGCCTTCGAGAGTCTTACTAGCCCATGCCTTAAGGAGAACCCTTGGGGAAAATTCCCTTTTACAGGATTAGCGGCCATGGTAGGATCACTCGGGACCTTAATGATTGACGCATTTGCTACTGGGCATTACCGTAAAATTCACTCCGGAGAGAACGCCGCCACCGTCGACGAGGAGAACCAAGGAGACCGTGATGGGCATGTCCATTTGCATACTCATGCGACACACGGGCACGCCCATGGAGCTATTCCTGTGTCTGTGTTTCCCGATGAGGGTTTGAGTGAGTTGGACCGTATTAGATATAAGGTCACTTCTCAG GTGTTGGAGATGGGAATAGTGGTCCATTCAGTGATTATCGGAATATCTTTGGGAACATCACAAAGTATTGACACAATTAAGCCTCTCATGGCAGCGCTTTGTTTCCATCAATTCTTTGAGGGTATGGGACTTGGTGGGTGTATTGCGCAG GCATCATTTAAGTCAGCATCAACTTTGTGTATGGCAATATTCTTCTCCGTGACAACTCCAGTTGGGATCGCAATTGGAATCGGAATAACCAATGTGTATAATGAAAATAGCCCAACAGCCTTGATCGTACAAGGCTTGTTGGATGCAATAGCAGCAGGAATATTGATATACATGGCACTTGTAGATCTTTTGGCCCAAGACTTTATGAACCCGAAGGTCCAATCTAACAAAAGATTGTTCCTTGGTGCTAACATTGCTTTGCTTCTTGGTGCTGGTTTTATGGCCTTATTAGCTATTTGGGCTTGA